The genomic segment GACGCGTAGAACAACAGCTTCAGGAAATTGACTGTGACGTTACGCTACCTTATTTTGATTTCACAATGGATGTCGGTAACATGTCTAATGCTCTCATATGGCAGGCAAATTATTTTGGAGGAGATGGTCAAGGTCGCTGTGTACCCGACTTGCCCTTCCAGGATGCAAATCAGCCTTGGCAGCCATGCCTTCAGCGTGATTTGAATCCAACTGTGCAGCTTCCGTCAATGGTTGACTTCTACGTCGCTCTCAGCAGTAATGACTTCAATGAGATGAGTCGCTGTTTGCAGACGTACGTTTCATACTTCCATGAGTTTGTTGGGGGAGACATGTCATCATCAGGCAGTACCTACGACCCGCTGTTTTTCGCGGTTCATTCATACATTGACATGCTCTACTGGAGGTGGCAAAATAAAAACGGAAACACTGACAACTTTCCGGACTTCATGAAATCTATTCCGATGGTACCATTCAACATTCGCCCAGAGGATACATTCAATTCTGAGCAACACCTGTGTGTTTCCTATACTCTGCCTAGTTTTGGAGATCCTTGTAATGACACTGCATTCGTCCTTGATGATGAAGGTTTTGATCCACAGGGTTTCAATATGCAAGGTTTTAACAGGCAAGGCTACGACAGGTAAGGACATCTATCATACCATCATTTACTTTGCATAGAGCTCAGTGTTCagtattttgttcatttgttcacAAATACTTTCTTATTGTACTTAAAAATCATGCTGAAATGCCCAAATGTGTATGTTATCAACACAGGCTGTAGGTGTGCATTGTCCactgatattgttgacaaatgtatTTTAGAACTGAACAACAAGttcttttgtcaacaatacaTTGCTTAAATGTGCACAGTGCATTATTTTTGCAAGAATATTGCAAAAGAATAAAGGAAATTATAGTATAGCTTTGTCATGCctgtgaattttgtgacatcatCACACTAGTACCGGTATTGTACTATCGTGATGTCATCACCCTAGTATTGTACTTTGTTATGATGTCATCACCTTAGTATTGTACTATTGTGATGTCATCACCCTACTATTGTACTTTATTGTGATGTCATCACCCTAGAGTTGTACTATTGTGATGTCACCACCCCAGTATTGTACTATTGTGATGTCATCACCCCAGTATTGAACTCTTGTGATGTCATCACCCCAGTACTGTACTATTGTGATGTCATTACCCAGTACTGTACTATTGTGATGTCATCACCCCAGTATTGTACTATTGTGATGTCACACCCCCAGTATTGAACTCTTGTGATGTCATCACCCCAGTACTGTACTATTGTGATGTCATCACCCCGATACTGTACTATTGTGATGTCACCACCCCAGTATTGAACTCTTGTGATGTCATCACCCTAGAGTTGTACTATTGTGATGTCACCACCCCAGTATTGTACTATTGTGATGTCATCACCCCAGTATTGTACTATTGTGATGTCATCACCCCAGTATTGTACTACTTTTATGTCATCACCCCAGTATTGAATTCTTGTGATGTCACCACCCAAGTATTGTACTATTGTGATGTCACCATCCCAGTATTGCACTATTGTGATGTCATCACCCCAGTATTGAACTCTTGTGTTGTCATCACCCCAGTATTGCACAATTGTGGCTTGAGATGTTTTTTGTATCTGCAAATTTACTATCCTTGCctaaactataaaataatagcaataatgtaccccttccAGGCCCATAATAGGCTCAAACAAACTTTTCACTCCATAATGCACACGTCTTTGCTTCGTACTTTAtgactttcaaagtttgattttgTACAATACATGATTgttaaatattatcaaaagtttcagCTGTTGCATTCTAAACTCTTCTGTATGTTAAACTAATTGTCATATCCATAGTCCCTATATGCTGGTCTTTTCAATACAGCACTAAAAATACTGGTCAAGTACATGTAATACTAGCGTTTTGACCAACTTGATCtggaaataattttgtttgtttattaattaGTTCATTggttgttaatttgtttttcattcattattttcattattttcagattTGGTTATGATTTCAAAGGCTATGATGTAAGAGGACAGCTTGACAACAGGGATGTGTTTTCATTTGATGGCTATGATGAGTATGGCTACAATAGAGTGGGCTATGACAGACTGGGCTACAATAGACATGGCTATAGTCAAGATGGTGAGCTCTGATATTACATTTCCTTTCTTGTCATGGCGTATTGAACAGTGTAGTAAACCCATGATACAGTACGGTAGAATTCAGAACACTTGGACCAAACAGGTGGAGAGTGAAACGTAAAAGACATTTGCTATCATTGTTGGAGAGGGATCAAATGTTTATACCCTGTCATAtctgaatttaccgaagttgtCATGTTGCTTTTCGTCTGTAAAGCAATTTCTCGTTCAtccaaaattattcaaatccaaattattttaaaattggcTGTTTTAAAAAGGGAATTACATTTTATTGCAAATCAAATGATTCAGTTCATAATgtgaacaaatttgaaataaattatttatgagAATAATAATTCATAgttacttttttcttcaaaaactaCAACATTAATTCTTCTGATTTTgtgttatgtttatttttccaGGTTATAACAGAGATGGTTTTGACATACAAGGCTATGATAGGGCAGGATTTGATCGCTATGGTTACAATCGTCAAGGCTACGACAGGAGAGGATTTGACAGGAGTGGCTATGATATTCATCAGTACTTGGACACCCATGGTTTCTACAGCGTTAATGGGTACAATTATTACTGTCTGGATAGACAGGGCTTAAACCCAGCTGGATTTGATCGCTATGGATTCAATATGGAGTTCCATGATGAAGAATACTGCAGCTACTCATTCAACGGTCCTCACATCACAAAAACTGCATATAGAGTTCAGGAAATTTTGTACAAACAGAACAAGAACTTTCTTATGACCATTCCGAGAACCTGTGTAGAACTCCAGCCCTTGCCGGTGTCATGGTATGAACAAGTCTGGATTCTTAATCCGAAAGGTGTTCCTGTTTCTGTTGTCCGGGAGGTGACGCAGTATCCGGATCAGTCTGCATCACAGAGATTCTGTTTTGAGGTGGAGAAGATCTTGGATTACTGCGTGTGTGAGGAAACTCTTGTGGAATGCCCTGAAAATCCATGTGAAAATGCGGATTGTCCTGCCTTCCCAGGTGCAACTTGTTTTATAGATTTCTGCCATGAATGCAAAGCTAAATGGGTGTCCAATGATAAAGAAGTAGACTGTACTATGCCCCCAGGTGAGTTGTAACTGCTCAGTTATAGTGGAACAGTTCTTTTTGCAAGACAGCTAGGTAATTACCAGCACATCGCTCGTTTTGAGAACTGTCCAACACCtcttttagctcatatttggtatatgtatatacatcaaGAGAGCTGATATATTAAGTCAGtcccatttgcatgtctgtctgtctgtatgtatgcatgtatgtccgttcacatcaaaaactcaaaaaccacaTTACCTACCATCtaagtatttggtgtacaagtGCACCCAGGGGTCGGATTGGTGAATTCTTTGAAATGAATACGtctgtgtcaaaaatatgcaaatgagggatgaaaaaaaaatcttgaaaatggcTAACTACATTGTACAGGCcacatttggttgaaacttggtatgcagttCTTTTAGGTGACATGGCATAGCTAGGTgtgtacaaattatttctgaaataTGGTACTCATTGCATGagtttttacaatattctcCATAAGACTTTTGCATTGCTGATGTGAtgggaaattttttttcagatccatgTGCCAGCAATCCTTGTCATAATGGAGGTACTTGCATCGCGGAATCTATCTGGCCAAATGAACCAGACCTGTTCAGATGTCATTGTGTCCCACCCTATACAGGCAAGTTAATGTGATTATCCTTTAGTCACACATTGCAACAAATTTTGCTACATGCatatacagtaaatattatcatataccaaAAAACTCTCATCAAGGTTCTGTATGATGTAGCTTTCCTGAAGTTAACGTCGGTGAAATGAGACAGGACCATCTGATCAgaccttaacctgttcacccccaattccctgtaaacaggtccactttcaccattgataacaatgggatttggccaaaccacagtggtgaaagggtttaaatGATGATAATTTAAGTCTGAGGTTAGATTGTAATAATTTTACTAACTTTTATTTTAAAGTGTAACACTTTATAGacagaaaaatatgtttgtcaAAAGGCTAAAGATTGTAATTACCAGTATGCAAGAGGTAATTTAAACGTAACTATGGAGTTTAAGACCCTAACGATTGAACAATTGCATTGATTGGGTCTACAGAGCTCGATTCATTATTAAGGTATTATGCtcctcaaaagtaaaaattaaacatttgctcaaactttgttcaataaaactttcaaccattctcttagtCTTATAAGATCTAGAATAGAAATCAGGGTCAGTGTACAAAGttgggtactagagaaacaatttatAATACCTatttaccaatgtttgaaattcaaaatgttaacTGTGATTTTCAAGACTAACACAGTGTAAATTTTTCTTATTGCGAGAACTTtaaaaatgaatccccacaagttgtagatcagaaaaaattgtaaaaaattgagagtttaaatatctgtcccatACATgtaggcgcattctacctttaaggCATACCCGTATgtagtaccggtacatgtagctCAGGAATCAGTGGACCCAATTTCGCTTGTGGTTTTAATTAACCCTTGGAgcgccacagtcaatttttgtcaccttcataaGTTGTaacccagacaatttttttcagatttattttttgaaagttttgatcaaaaactgtagtcaaTACGAAGTGATATCCATTCAgtgcaaaactgtcaaaaaatcacaaaaagttcataaaaattggtaaagtcttgaactaaaattttggcggtgataaaaattacagcactcaaaggggtAATCTGCTTGTCTGTTGGTGCCTTTCATGATGAAGAAATAGGAATGTGCCCCTTACAAAATGTTGACTTGTCATTTGGCTGATCACAAACCTAGACTTCTTCCTTTCTATCAGTCGGTATTCCTAGATTGCAGAGGATAAAATCAAGATACTTATCATCAATATTTATCTCCTTTCCCAGGAAAATTATGCGAAAAGGAGCAGTTTGATTTGTGCATGCTTCCCCTGGACAGTGGAACACGGAATTGTGGCAGGGAAAGAGTGctgtggtatttcaacatgGCCGCCATGGAGTGTGAACAGTTTGTGTACAGTGGTTGCGACGGCAACGCCAACAGGTTCACCTCCTATAGAGAATGCCAACGCAGCTGTATTACTGGAGCTTGTTGCTGGAGAACTCCAAGCAACCCAGATGATGCAATTGGCTATGATAAGAACGGTTATGACAAGTAAGTTTGCGCATCAGTCATGAGATTTTTTGGAGAAATCATGCAGATGAGTGGCTGATGAGTAACGTTCACAGTTTATACCAGTAGATGACCAAAGGAACATGTACTTCAAGGTTACTCTTTGTCTATGTTGCAGTTTTCTTTTCAGGCTTGTACCTTAGTAAATTTTTACTGGGCTGCCCAGTCATGTTGCTTGCGTCCCCCGTTATagagacaaagtcggccatttttcatgaatttgtttgatacgagacactatttatattatttgacatgttgaaagatactgaatgaatgggtgaccatgcatatatttgaccctggatttagacaaatgaaaccatgatgaccatttattcatttctcgcattggttttatgtattgtGTCCAAATCCGGGGTTGAATATACCGGTATGCATAGTcaccattcattcagtatctttcaacttgtcaaacaatataccccggtaagtagtatcttgcatcaaacaaaattcatgaaaaaatgggtgACTTTGTCCTTGTATGTCAATGTACTGGTAGTCCTATTAGGAAATAACAGAAATGTCACTTCAACTCAAGAATTATTTACGTATCTTTCTAACCTTATCCAAAACACTGAATCATTTATTGCAATTTGCAAACTGTATAGAAAGTTCATATTGTGAAATTGGCAAGAGTTGTGAATGCAGACAGACTTTTGCATTGAAGTCTTCAGGACTACCGGTAGGGACAGACCACATATTAGTTGCTAAGGACTCCCAATGCAAACTTTGTAGTTCATATCCTAAGGTTTATATCTGCCAATCTTCCCTCAtatgtgatattttattttcatttgaggCAGAAAATATTGGAGTTAAAACATGAATTGAGTATCAGAGAATATAGAGGTGGAATAATGTTCTGAAACAAACCTGACTGTAAAGTGTCATTATTTGATGATGCAGTCTTTGCTGTCTCATGTCatcaaagaaataaattaccaataTGCCCATTATCTGCCAAGTAAACAGAATGATCAGTGTAACTCTCCTGTGGGGAAAAAACAATTTCAAGCACATTACAAGGACAATCATCCAAGCTGGACAGTTGCCTATATGTTACACTAGTATTTACTTTTTTATGTAGCACATACCGGTACAATCTATGCAGATAATATTGTAGATAAGTTTCAGTTCTatctgtcaaaatgtctgagtgacTGCATCCATTCATTCCACCCACTGTTTATCTGTGCGTCTCATAAAAAAAATGATTGTCATCAGTCTTCATACATTGGATTTGATTTTGTCTACCCGTAATATTGTGAAAAGACTTGGTTCCTTTTATCCACTACGTTATCTACACAACGTGTTTGTGTGTGCtactcaaaaaagtaaacgtaatatAGGGGCAACTGTCCAGCCTGGATTATAGTCCCTATATTTCTGATATTGAAACATGTCACAATAACACATATTgtcacaaaaatgaatttttttatcgATTTGCATTCAACTTTCAGATATGGTTATAACATTGATGGTTTGAATGAGCTTGGATTGGATGAAGCTACAGCACAGGCATTAAACGGTGACTTAGTGAACTTCTCAGACTTTGATGAATCAGGCTTTGACAGTAACGGATGTGACAGGCAAGGTTATGACAGACTTGGCTATCACTGCCTCACAGGGTTTAATCTGACAGGCTATAACAGGATTGGGGAGTATGATGGTATTACGACCTATGATAGGTTTGGTTTTGATCAGGATGGGTACAACCGTGCTGGCTTTGACTGCAATGGAATTAACAACGAAGGAAGGGATTACCTGGGATTAAATGTTGGTTATGTTTACGAGTGTCGAGTTATGTCCATGATGGACTGTCAGGCGATGGAAGAAACAGCGGGGAACAGCCGCGAGGTCTTGAAATTCAGTCTCGGTAAATCGTGCGAGGATGTCCAGTGTGGAGATATATGTGGCTGTGACTTCAATGGGCAAACGTATCGCATAGGAGAGTCGTTTGAATACGGCTGCCAGCAGTGTTCGTGTACTATGTCGGGATCAGTGCAGTGTGCATGCGATGGTATCACGCAGAGACGCGAGATTCGTGATCTGACGGCCGACGAAATGAAGCGTTACCAGAACGCTATAAAGTCACTTCACCTGCACACAGGAAATCCATCCATATGGGACTATTTTGTGAACTTACATGCAGACAGTATTCCACAAGCATATGGGACGGAATCATTCCTGCCATGGCATAGGTACTTCTTGCGTGCTGTAGAAATGGAACTACAGAAAATTGACTGCGGCATTTTTATTCCGTACTTTGATTGGGCAATCGATGCTGGAGACATGGACTCGTCTGTCGCTTGGCAGGCAAATTATTTCGGCGGTGATGGTGAACCTGACACTGACTGTGTTCTCCATCATCCCTTCAAGGAGCATTGGCCACAAACGTGGGGTCCGTGTCTCAGAAGAAATTTCAACCATAATATCCAGCTGCCGGATGCTGTCAACTTCCAGTTCATTATTAACGAACCATCGTATGAACAATTCCGAGTACAACTTGAGGCAGCCTCAGGATTATTCCAGTTATGGGTAGGAGGGCATATGGCAACTCCATACAGTCCATATGATCCACTCTTCCTCTCCCACTTTGCCTTCATGGATATGATCTGGGATATCTGGCAGCAGAGGAATCCGGATGGTGTGTCCAGGTATCCGGTACCATTCCGTCATATTCCCATGTCACCCTGGCAGGCCACTCCTGATGAAGTTCTGGAAAACCAGGATCAGGTCTGTGTAGTTTACATCTTTCCAACTGAAGGAGTTATCTGCAATACAACTGGTAAAAGTGTTCCCTCTGATCAGGGACGATACGTTCACCATGGTTATGACTCTGAAGGATACGATCGTGATGGTTACGATGTTGCTGGTCTGGACAGGTATGGGATGCCGGATACCCGAGGCATCTACAACGTTGATGGTTACAACAAGGATGGGTACAGAAGAAATGGGTTTGATGACAGTGGATATGATATTTACGGATTCAACACAGATCATCTGAACCGTGATGGCTTTGACGTGCATGGCTACGACATATCTGGTTACGACCGCTATGGTTTTGACAAAGATGGAGTAACGCCATTTGGTTTTACCAGAGATGGATCATACCTGCCTGGATTTGAAGAAAATGAGCACTTTGATTCCTCAGGGTACAATCGTACGGACTGAACAAGTTTGGTTTTGATCGCGAAGGTCGTGACGCATTTGGATTTACAGCCGAGGGCTACGACCAATACCACTGCAATTATTTGTACAATGGTTCCTACTACCTGCTGTACTTTCACAGCGTGTTCACAGAACTTCTCAATGCCACAGACGAGCAGCTGGTGAACATCGACAGGATCTGTCAGCCGATCACCCCTCTGCCAGAATGGTGGCTGACCAAGAACTGGCTGACCAGGAACAATCAAGCGCAGTTGATTCGTCTCGCAGAAGGATCCTggacacgggagcataccattTCAACAACTTATACCCCTCGGCTTACTTCAGTGACAGATGAGAACTTGTGGCTTCCAATCACACCAGATGAAAGGTGAGATAATATGCTAATGAGCATGTACTTGTTGAATCAGGGAATTAACCTATTCTccccattccctgtaaacaaTTCAACAATATCCATTGATGGCTGTgtttttgggccaaaccatgatggtgaaaggggaAAGTAAAGGTCCAGACAAGaaacttcatatttttgatCAGTGGTCTATTAgccctttgagtactgtaatttttcccaccaaaattttagtgtaacattttccCAACTGTTATAATTTTTCTgctatttttttatacttttggaCCAAagggacatcatatttcattggctacagttttctatcaaaattttagcaaaaaccagaaaaaaattgagtggggtatattttatagaggcgacaaaaattgacttcggcgctcaaagggttaaataagcAGTGTCTTAATACCCGGTATTTACAATGCTGCCTGATTATACATGTACCTCTACTGTCCTTTTTTGGCATGGTGGAGCTGTCATTTTGTTAGGggcattttttgttgaaaattataacttTCAATTGATAAAAGTAAATTGCTGTGTTTCTCTTACCCaggttttgttttgaaattcgtCACTACTGTGAGTGTCCACTGTGGCAGCTACAAGTGACCTGCCCTGTTGACCTTTGCCTGGGTGAGGTGTGCTTGGGACACCCCAATGCATTGTGCAGGGTTAACAACTGTGACCGGTGTACAATTGAATGGTATGATGTCACCACTGGAAAAGTTGTTGAGTGTCAGTCATCAggtaagaagaagattttgccagatcctgcacatacacagacTAAATGTAGTTGTATTGAAATCTTTAGACATGAAATTATATTCAGCAATGGTAATTATTAATCGCTGAAAAATCTGGCTTTCATAGATGCGGTCTGTACTTTCTATTCTCAAATTTTGGCTTATCTAATATGTAAAATAAGTAGTCATTTTTAACTGCATAATATGCATggctttaatttaaaatatttagtaAGAAAGATCTGATATCTGTATGAACTGTACCATTCCTGAATTTCAAAAAGGTGCACATACCTTGCTCAAATTACCAGTGTTTTTTTCCTCTTCTGACCTATAAAACTTACACGGTAAGTTTTGGGAAATATCTAAATGCCAACACGGTCAATTTGTGATCTTGCAATGTTGCACGAAAAAAATAGATTCTAGAAAAGGCACGGCTCTGTGCATACACATAGAAATCCAGTTTCTTTTAATGATAGTTTTCGAGGCAACGCATTCCAAAGTTTTCTTGTGGCGCTGATTTTCACCATTCCAGGGACTCCACAAGAAGTAGGATGTATGACCTTATGCTTATAGTGCTGTGTTTACAGGTTGTCAAACACATCTGTATCCCCTAGCTTAGTGTACATTGCCAATGACAAATATTCCATCTTCAGAAATGCAAATTCACTTTTCCTTCAAACAGCAAACCTCTCTCTATAATTACAGAGATTTATTTTATCCATTGGTATTATGTTGAATATGTTTAAAATATTGTAGTAAATGATTATGTAGCTTTTAAAGGTGATCAGTAATGCTAAAAGATATTGATCGCAGTGATTATCTATCTATTCAGGGAGAGAAGTGATTGCCCACCTCTGACAATTCTAAAGGTTTCGTCTCACATGATTCACCCATCATGTGTATTTGTTGTCTGTGTCCAGTGTCTCATAAAGGAAAATATACAGTTGGTTTTAAAACCAGCTGAATGTGATAACCCATGATGCAAGTCTTTCTGCTTCCACACAGATTGTGTTGATGACAATGGTGATACACATATTATAGGATCTGTATGGAAGAAAGACCTTTGCAGTTCCTGTAGATGTGAGGTAAGATGTCCATTATCATGAATGACATACCAAAGATGATTGTCTTTCATATTATCCTTAATGTGGTCAAAGCTATTGTGGGACCTTATGCAGTTGATATATATTGGGTACAAACTAAAGTTATTATCAAGCGATAGATAGAGATGTACACACACATGATATGAAATtctacattttgaataccacTATTGCTATTATGTCGTTTTTGCTTCATTGAAGGTTGGTCAAGTGATTTCGTGTGATTCAGTTCCCTGTGTTGACACGCTGTGTACACATCCATTCAAGCCTGAGGATGAATGCTGCCCAATCTGTAATggtaggtcatttgcataatatggCAGAGCTTCCTGTTGTCATTGAAAAAATCTCCATACTGGTATTATAATGGATGAATCATACGCCAATACATTGTATGAGTTATGGATGGAAGCACTGTTTTTGTTAATGCTGTATGACACTGGGAATAAGTGACTCACATTTTAGCAATATTGGTTTTACCAGGTAATGTGAAGCGAAATGTTGATTTGACAAAATTGCTATGCAGGGTCTTCCTTTGTACAACAGTGCTCGGTGAACACTTCTTTTTTGCCCAATGTACAGAGCTTTTCAATGTTTCTTATACTATCTCTCACTACATGTTATGAAGCACCAAAAACTATTTGTTCTCTAACAAAGCATTTCAAGACCCATAATAGTCTTTTCTTCTCAAATATCTGTAGTaattattttccactttaacaCTTAAAGGGCCAAAGTCAATTATTGTTAACTTAACACActcagacaattttttcagatcatgaccatttttttcaagatttttcccaaaattttgataaaaagctgtAGCCAAGAAAAGCTACATCCATTTTGACCAAagtcatcataataattacaaaaaaattacaaaaatagcaaaatgctGCTCCACTATATTCTTGCAGTAAAAATTACCACACATAAAGGGTTATTAAAAAGTAATTTAAATGTATCACATACCATTACAAGTTGAACAGCATTTCGTCTtgcaaatgaagtcaacatCATGAATATTTTCATCATGTACTATGTATTGTGTTTGCAGATTGTTGGTACTTTAGGAGACAGATAAGGAATGGAGATGAATTCAATCCTTTTGATGAGCCATGTGAAAGCTGTGCTTGTAGGGTCAGtcatttctttcttctttcttgcTTGGATTGAGAGTACTAATTGTACCCCTCAActattttctctcttttttctgTGTATACCATCCACTCACTGCCCGTTCATGGGGTAACAAGGTATTTggtgtgtgtttgtattttctAGAATGGTAATGTCATCTGTAAAGGGGTGGAATGCCCAGATGTAGAATGTGAAAACCCAAGAATACCAGATGGAGAGTGTTGCCCCAGATGTGAAGGTAGGAAGAATAATGATGGTAATTTGAATCTCAATGGAGAGGATGATGATAACGATGATATGTAATGGTGatgatgtgatgatgatgatgatgatgatggcaatGATGATGGTAATAATAGTGAAGGTGGTTATGATGATCATGTggtactgatgatgatgatgatgacatatgatgatgataatgataatgaggGTGatagtgataatgatgatgataaagataatgatgatgataaagataatgatgatgatgaaaagataatgatgatgatgataatgacgatgatgatgatgatgatgatgatgatgatcattaggatgatgatgatgatgatggtggtggtgacgatgatgacgatgatgatattAATGATGAAAGTGATGACAATTGTGATAATGATCACATTGGTGATGATCTTGACAATGACAATGGTGATTGTATCCAACGGTGACTTAAGTtgtgacatacatgtagtatCATCTGTCTCCATGGTGATTGAAATCATGAAGATCAATGTGTTCTGGTTCAAAGAATCTTTGACTGTGAGGTATAGATGGTTAATATGGCTTGACAAAGGTGATTGAATGGATGTTGTGGAGACAATGGGAGATGAAAACTATTGCATAAGAGAATGAAAAGTGGAGAGGAGGAATGATCATACATTGACATTTCATGCTACATGTAATGAATACGCAAAAAGTGTACTATGCACATACTAATCTCTGGTTATACGCACAAAACTCtcttgaaaaaagaaatgagtgATCATTGCAAAGCATTTACATCGCACAGAAATGATCACAGCTATAGCATTGTGTATTTGCACAGTTTAAGGTTTTAAAGGTGATTGAACAGTGAAACTTGCGGCCTTGCAATCTTTATCAATGAGAATATATTTAGAATTCCTgcaacaaaaatttacaattggcTGTGAAAATTCATTCTATCAAACTAGACATGTTTGTCATTTGTCAATTAAACAGTGATTCAGAGAGTTTACTGCTAATTGAGGCACCCAGCTGTTATTAA from the Ptychodera flava strain L36383 chromosome 2, AS_Pfla_20210202, whole genome shotgun sequence genome contains:
- the LOC139114892 gene encoding uncharacterized protein — protein: MVSMLKVQMAEMSSKVSYLEGCECTRQVCQFNGIEYQDKQSWQVDPCKQCVCQSGIVICQIYQDRPECVQPCISNPCPANTRCVGYPGYQNYTCLCADGQEGPNCEESNINVCTKPAEYGTCSKSEQKYYYNQYTQRCEEFVYSGCGGNTNNFESKRDCEEQCLIGACCHRTYIRTNPGLTFLAFTVLEPGFKCEIHSIHACKDLAEITGTTDKRQEVVSFHPGQGCKNGVCGLPSGCIFGSQIYKPGDTFRTNCQECTCQSNGNVQCRCDTVTMRKEIRDMTRSEIERFQSAVQKLQSSKHGNLWLELRNLYIRHVMHANGPMYLPWHRVFLRRVEQQLQEIDCDVTLPYFDFTMDVGNMSNALIWQANYFGGDGQGRCVPDLPFQDANQPWQPCLQRDLNPTVQLPSMVDFYVALSSNDFNEMSRCLQTYVSYFHEFVGGDMSSSGSTYDPLFFAVHSYIDMLYWRWQNKNGNTDNFPDFMKSIPMVPFNIRPEDTFNSEQHLCVSYTLPSFGDPCNDTAFVLDDEGFDPQGFNMQGFNRQGYDRFGYDFKGYDVRGQLDNRDVFSFDGYDEYGYNRVGYDRLGYNRHGYSQDGYNRDGFDIQGYDRAGFDRYGYNRQGYDRRGFDRSGYDIHQYLDTHGFYSVNGYNYYCLDRQGLNPAGFDRYGFNMEFHDEEYCSYSFNGPHITKTAYRVQEILYKQNKNFLMTIPRTCVELQPLPVSWYEQVWILNPKGVPVSVVREVTQYPDQSASQRFCFEVEKILDYCVCEETLVECPENPCENADCPAFPGATCFIDFCHECKAKWVSNDKEVDCTMPPDPCASNPCHNGGTCIAESIWPNEPDLFRCHCVPPYTGKLCEKEQFDLCMLPLDSGTRNCGRERVLWYFNMAAMECEQFVYSGCDGNANRFTSYRECQRSCITGACCWRTPSNPDDAIGYDKNGYDKYGYNIDGLNELGLDEATAQALNGDLVNFSDFDESGFDSNGCDRQGYDRLGYHCLTGFNLTGYNRIGEYDGITTYDRFGFDQDGYNRAGFDCNGINNEGRDYLGLNVGYVYECRVMSMMDCQAMEETAGNSREVLKFSLGKSCEDVQCGDICGCDFNGQTYRIGESFEYGCQQCSCTMSGSVQCACDGITQRREIRDLTADEMKRYQNAIKSLHLHTGNPSIWDYFVNLHADSIPQAYGTESFLPWHRYFLRAVEMELQKIDCGIFIPYFDWAIDAGDMDSSVAWQANYFGGDGEPDTDCVLHHPFKEHWPQTWGPCLRRNFNHNIQLPDAVNFQFIINEPSYEQFRVQLEAASGLFQLWVGGHMATPYSPYDPLFLSHFAFMDMIWDIWQQRNPDGVSRYPVPFRHIPMSPWQATPDEVLENQDQVCVVYIFPTEGVICNTTGKSVPSDQGRYVHHGYDSEGYDRDGYDVAGLDRYGMPDTRGIYNVDGYNKDGYRRNGFDDSGYDIYGFNTDHLNRDGFDVHGYDISGYDRYGFDKDGVTPFGFTRDGSYLPGFEENEHFDSSGYNRTD